In Candidatus Polarisedimenticolaceae bacterium, the genomic stretch GCGGGGACGTTGTGAGCGTCGTTCCTGCACCCATCGGCTCCGGCTGATCGCACGTGAGATCACAACTGGAACTGTTATCGACGGAGAGGTCGCAGTTGTTGTCGTACCCGTCGCACACTTCTGCCGCTCCGGGGTGCGTGTTCGGGTCCGCATCGTTGCAATCGACGGGCGTCCCGCAACCCGCTTGGGCGAAGTAGCCGTCCCCATCAGCGTCGGTGCACTGGGCTAGAGCCGAAGCGCCACAGACGACCACGGTTAGGACGACAACGGCGGCGCGAACACTTACCGCAAATCGCATCGCATCCCCCCACGATTGACACTGGTATACCGCTCACCGGTGCGAGCCACAACTCTGGGAACTTGAGTACACAGACATTGCGGTCTTTCGGGAGGGCCGTGCGAAGCACGTCTCAGAACTCCCCCGCGGTTCAAATAAAAAATATGAAACGCGAGGAGAGCCTGTGGACTCGCTGGCCGGAATCGGGTTCTGGACCTTCGGAGGTCCAAACGAGCCATTCGCCATCTTTTTTGCGTTCCTGGGGGTGGATTAGGGGGGTATTTCGCGGTTATAGAGCGCCGATTCCGGGGTGGTAAAAAACAGCTCTCGCCAGGTTTGACGGAACGATGCAGGTTCGGTTTGGGGGAGGGTGCCCCTACCCCCGGGGGCAGCGGCGTCGGGCGCGCGGCACATTAACGAGAAACGGTCGTCTAAGGAGCCTTCTTGGAGCGCTGCAATGCTTCGGCCATTACGACGTCGGGTATGCCGGCGTCTTTCCAAGCAACGACGTCGTGAGCGGCGAAGGATTCGATGTGCTCGAACTGCTTCACAAACCCCAGGAGCAGATCCGGGCTGACTCCAGCGCCCTGCATCTCCCGTAGGCTCGCAAGAAGTGCTGCAGGAGTGGGGACGGATGGCAGAGCGCCGTCGCCTTTAGATCGTTCGGTGACCGCATCCTGGAATTCCGGTGCCGTCACAAGAGATGCAAGCGCTCCCTTGAGCGCGTCACTGAGTGCCTCATTGTAGTTGTCCGCGTTGTGGGACAACCCGAACCGGTGTGCGTCGCCGGTGACGGATCGCTCCCAAATGACCGTGCCATCGGATGCGGCGAGTACAGCGCGCAGAGTCACGTGTCCTACGATGAGTTCCAAGACGTCGACCCTAAACTCGGCAATTTCGATTCGAAGCGCAGTCGGCGCTTTCTCATCGAGCCGAAAGCCCCACTCGGTTAGGACTCGTCGCGAAATCTCATCAACAAAGGCAGGAACGGACGGCTCGCCTTGGACGTGAATCGGACGCTTGTTCCACCTACCCACGTCAGCCGGATTTCCGCCATCTCGCATGTCGCTCACTTGCACAACATGGATTGGGCGAATGCGTACGCCGGATGGAAGCGGGGGCATTGGGGAACTCACGTTTTCGGTCGGCGTGAACGCCAGGTGTAGCGCCTTCACAGATTGCGCCGACGCAAGGCGAACTGAGCAAGTGGCGAGGCAGATGCCTAGACACGCTCGAACGGCTGCTGACGAAAGACACGTTAGCGCGAAGGCGAAAGCGACCAAAGTCGTTCGTCGGCTCACGGACGCCACCCCCCAACTGCCCGTGATCATAGGACGAACCAGCCGCAACTCACGCACACTTCGCGCACACGACCCTGCAACCCACGATGTCGCAGTACCTTGCAGCCGCTTGTGTGGTCTATGACCTCCGCCGATTCGTAAATCGGGCAGTACCTGGATCAGCGAGGGGGCGGAGCGGGCCAGCCGAAGATCCGACCGAGAGTCCGATCGGCGAGTTCGGGGATGAAGCGCATCGGCGTGCTGCTTAGCAGCGTCGCCCCCGACGCTT encodes the following:
- a CDS encoding YajG family lipoprotein yields the protein MSDMRDGGNPADVGRWNKRPIHVQGEPSVPAFVDEISRRVLTEWGFRLDEKAPTALRIEIAEFRVDVLELIVGHVTLRAVLAASDGTVIWERSVTGDAHRFGLSHNADNYNEALSDALKGALASLVTAPEFQDAVTERSKGDGALPSVPTPAALLASLREMQGAGVSPDLLLGFVKQFEHIESFAAHDVVAWKDAGIPDVVMAEALQRSKKAP